A portion of the Carya illinoinensis cultivar Pawnee chromosome 11, C.illinoinensisPawnee_v1, whole genome shotgun sequence genome contains these proteins:
- the LOC122282988 gene encoding uncharacterized protein LOC122282988, giving the protein MEQFRHIGEVLGSLKALMVLHDDIEFKQSQCRLLLDIFCLAFDTIAGEIRQNLKLEEKNRKWKALEQPLRELNRVFKEGELYIKHCLDSKDWWGKAMSVHQNKDIVEYHIHNLFCYFPAVIEAIENAGEIAGLDEDEMQKRRVMLMGKYDKVWNDPKLFQWKFGKQYLIPREICNRLDSAWREDRWRLIEVLKEKRSSVSASLTKNELQLCNLLLEKLNGSEQFKGKLFPSSILSGAKDYQVRRRLGGGSQYKEIQWLGESFVLRHFYGEIEPLNFEISSLLSLSHPNILQYLCGFYDEEKKECLLVMELMSKELCCYMKENRGVRRQILFSIPVVVDIMLQIARGMEYLHSRRIYHGDMNPSNILLKARNHTEGYFQAKVAGFGLSSITNSTSRNATKQNTEQNTANPFIWYAPEVLAEQEQPGSASTSKYTEKADVYSFGMLCFELLTGKVPFEDGHLQGEKMSRNIRSGERPLFPFPSPKYLVNLTKKCWQTDPTQRPSFSSICRILRSIKKFLAMNPDNGQPELQLPSVDYCDIEALFKKKFSAEVGGELAPVSQIPFQLFAYKLTEKDKTCMSIKDKSSDPSNDVASTHREDEVSVLDDQLVPASDAGSVCFDVLSFCSETPVKKVIARKKYPESKTRKVPGTPKSQTPRRSPAQLPLRKCAHSLKMNRGSKSPLVMSPLHPSIGRSTGSESEIM; this is encoded by the exons ATGGAACAATTCCGGCATATTGGAGAGGTACTTGGAAGTTTGAAGGCTCTCATGGTGTTGCATGACGATATTGAATTCAAACAATCTCAGTGCCGTTTGCTGCTTGATATTTTCTGTTTGGCATTTGACACGATTGCGGGGGAGATAAGGCAGAACCTGAAGTTGGAAGAGAAGAATAGGAAATGGAAAGCTCTTGAGCAGCCTTTGAGAGAGCTCAACAGAGTTTTCAAAGAAGGAGAGCTCTATATCAAGCATTGCTTGGATTCCAAGGATTGGTGGGGAAAAGCAATGAGTGTCCATCAGAACAAGGATATTGTTGAATATCACATCCACAACTTGTTCTGCTACTTCCCGGCTGTAATTGAGGCCATTGAGAATGCTGGAGAGATAGCAGGACTTGATGAGGATGAGATGCAAAAGAGGAGAGTCATGCTCATGGGGAAATATGATAAGGTTTGGAATGATCCTAAACTCTTCCAATGGAAATTTGGGAAGCAGTACTTGATCCCTCGAGAAATTTGCAACCGGTTGGATAGTGCTTGGAGGGAAGATAGATGGAGGCTAATTGAAGTACTAAAGGAGAAGAGAAGTTCGGTGTCTGCTTCATTGACAAAAAATGAACTTCAGCTTTGCAACTTACTGCTCGAGAAACTAAATGGGTCAGAGCAATTTAAGGGGAAACTCTTTCCGAGTTCCATTTTATCTGGAGCAAAGGATTACCAAGTGAGGCGCCGGTTAGGAGGGGGAAGTCAGTACAAGGAAATTCAATGGCTGGGGGAAAGTTTTGTTTTGAGGCACTTCTATGGGGAGATTGAGCCTCTGAATTTTGAGATTTCCTCTCTCCTATCTCTTTCCCATCCCAACATATTGCAATACCTATGCGGCTTTTATGATGAGGAGAAGAAGGAGTGCTTACTTGTTATGGAGTTGATGAGCAAGGAACTTTGCTGCTACATGAAGGAGAACCGTGGCGTAAGGAGACAGATTCTATTCTCTATCCCGGTAGTCGTTGATATCATGCTTCAGATTGCAAGAGGCATGGAGTATCTCCACTCTCGGAGGATCTATCATGGAGATATGAACCCTTCTAACATCCTTCTCAAAGCGAGGAATCACACTGAAGGttattttcaagcaaaagtcgCAGGTTTTGGTCTATCATCAATCACGAATTCTACTTCTCGAAatgcaacaaaacaaaacaccgAACAGAATACGGCAAACCCTTTTATTTGGTATGCACCTGAAGTTCTGGCTGAGCAAGAACAACCTGGAAGTGCAAGCACTTCCAAGTACACTGAGAAAGCAGATGTCTACAGCTTTGGGATGCTTTGCTTTGAGCTCTTGACAGGGAAGGTTCCTTTTGAAGACGGCCATCTTCAAGGAGAGAAGATGAGCCGAAATATAAGGTCAGGGGAGAGGCCTCTCTTTCCATTCCCTTCACCTAAATACCTAGTGAACTTGACCAAAAAATGCTGGCAAACTGACCCAACACAGCGCCCAAGTTTCTCATCCATCTGTAGGATTTTACGCTCCATTAAGAAATTCCTGGCCATGAACCCTGACAATGGTCAACCTGAACTGCAGTTACCTTCTGTTGACTACTGTGACATAGAGGCCTTGTTCAAAAAAAAGTTTTCTGCAGAAGTTGGTGGTGAGTTAGCCCCAGTATCTCAAATTCCATTTCAATTGTTCGCATATAAACTTACGGAGAAGGATAAGACTTGTATGAGCATCAAGGATAAGAGCAGTGATCCGTCAAATGATGTAGCCTCAACTCACAGAGAAGATGAAGTATCCGTGTTGGATGATCAATTGGTACCGGCCAGCGATGCAGGCTCAGTTTGTTTTGATGTGTTGTCATTTTGTTCCGAGACACCAGTTAAGAAAGTCATAGCAAGAAAGAAATATCCAGAATCGAAGACGAGAAAAGTCCCAG GAACACCAAAATCTCAGACACCAAGACGTTCACCAGCACAATTGCCATTGAGAAAATGTGCTCACAGTTTGAAAATGAACAGAGGGAGTAAGTCCCCATTGGTTATGAGCCCCTTGCACCCAAGTATAGGAAGGAGTACTGGCTCAGAATCTGAGATAATGTAG
- the LOC122282913 gene encoding CMP-sialic acid transporter 1 isoform X1, with the protein MQWYFVAALLTILTSSQGILTTLSQTNGRYMYDYATIPFLAEVFKLVVSSVLLWRECQVSPSTRMTTEWKSVRLYPIPSVIYLIHNNVQFATLTYVDTSTYQIMGNLKIVTTGILFRLFLRRKLSNLQWMAIILLAIGTTTSQIKGCGEASCDSLFSAPIQGYMLGILSACLSASAGVYTEFLMKKNNDSLYWQNVQLYTFGAIFNMARLVVDDFRGGFENGPWWHRIFDGYSITTWMVVLNLGSTGLLVSWLMKYADNIVKVYSTSMAMLLTMVLSVYLFNFKPTLQLFLGIFICMMSLHMYFAPPNMLVDLPSTTKAAPESLKEVCVGRRTDS; encoded by the exons ATGCAGTGGTACTTCGTTGCGGCGCTCCTTACCATTCTCACCAGCTCCCAG GGGATTTTGACAACCCTCTCTCAAACCAATGGACGATACATGTATGACTATGCAACTATTCCATTTCTTGCAGAAGTTTTTAAG CTAGTGGTTTCTAGTGTACTTCTTTGGCGAGAATGCCAGGTATCGCCTTCTACAAGGATGACAACGGAGTGGAAAAGCGTGCGCTTATATCCTATTCCTTCGGTCATATATCTAATTCATAACAATGTTCAGTTTGCTACACTAACTTATGTGGATACATCAACTTATCAGATAATGGGTAATCTGAAGATTGTGACAACTGGGATATTGTTCAG GCTCTTTCTGAGGAGGAAGCTATCTAATCTACAATGGATGGCTATTATTCTATTAGCTATTGGAACAACCACAAGCCAG ATTAAAGGTTGTGGAGAAGCTTCATGTGACTCTCTATTCTCAGCACCAATCCAGGGGTATATGCTAGGAATCCTATCTGCTTGTCTCTCAGCATCGGCAGGCGTATACACAGAATTTCTGATGAAGAAGAACAATGATAGCTTGTATTGGCAGAATGTACAATTATATAC GTTTGGTGCAATTTTCAATATGGCACGGCTTGTTGTGGATGATTTCAGAGGGGGATTTGAGAATGGTCCTTGGTGGCACCGAATTTTTGATGGATATAGTATTACAACTTGGATGGTGGTATTAAACCTTGGCTCCACAGGCTTGTTGGTTTCATGGCTGATGAAGTATGCTGACAATATTGTGAAG GTGTATTCCACATCAATGGCCATGCTGCTTACCATGGTTTTATCTGTATACCTATTCAATTTCAAGCCTACGCTGCAG CTTTTCTTGGGTATTTTCATCTGCATGATGTCTCTACACATGTATTTTGCCCCTCCAAACATGCTAGTGGATTTGCCATCAACCACTAAAGCAGCTCCTGAGAGTCTAAAAGAAGTTTGTGTAGGACGAAGAACAGATTCCTGA
- the LOC122282913 gene encoding CMP-sialic acid transporter 1 isoform X3, which yields MDDTCMTMQLFHFLQKFLSVLLWRECQVSPSTRMTTEWKSVRLYPIPSVIYLIHNNVQFATLTYVDTSTYQIMGNLKIVTTGILFRLFLRRKLSNLQWMAIILLAIGTTTSQIKGCGEASCDSLFSAPIQGYMLGILSACLSASAGVYTEFLMKKNNDSLYWQNVQLYTFGAIFNMARLVVDDFRGGFENGPWWHRIFDGYSITTWMVVLNLGSTGLLVSWLMKYADNIVKVYSTSMAMLLTMVLSVYLFNFKPTLQLFLGIFICMMSLHMYFAPPNMLVDLPSTTKAAPESLKEVCVGRRTDS from the exons ATGGACGATACATGTATGACTATGCAACTATTCCATTTCTTGCAGAAGTTTTTAAG TGTACTTCTTTGGCGAGAATGCCAGGTATCGCCTTCTACAAGGATGACAACGGAGTGGAAAAGCGTGCGCTTATATCCTATTCCTTCGGTCATATATCTAATTCATAACAATGTTCAGTTTGCTACACTAACTTATGTGGATACATCAACTTATCAGATAATGGGTAATCTGAAGATTGTGACAACTGGGATATTGTTCAG GCTCTTTCTGAGGAGGAAGCTATCTAATCTACAATGGATGGCTATTATTCTATTAGCTATTGGAACAACCACAAGCCAG ATTAAAGGTTGTGGAGAAGCTTCATGTGACTCTCTATTCTCAGCACCAATCCAGGGGTATATGCTAGGAATCCTATCTGCTTGTCTCTCAGCATCGGCAGGCGTATACACAGAATTTCTGATGAAGAAGAACAATGATAGCTTGTATTGGCAGAATGTACAATTATATAC GTTTGGTGCAATTTTCAATATGGCACGGCTTGTTGTGGATGATTTCAGAGGGGGATTTGAGAATGGTCCTTGGTGGCACCGAATTTTTGATGGATATAGTATTACAACTTGGATGGTGGTATTAAACCTTGGCTCCACAGGCTTGTTGGTTTCATGGCTGATGAAGTATGCTGACAATATTGTGAAG GTGTATTCCACATCAATGGCCATGCTGCTTACCATGGTTTTATCTGTATACCTATTCAATTTCAAGCCTACGCTGCAG CTTTTCTTGGGTATTTTCATCTGCATGATGTCTCTACACATGTATTTTGCCCCTCCAAACATGCTAGTGGATTTGCCATCAACCACTAAAGCAGCTCCTGAGAGTCTAAAAGAAGTTTGTGTAGGACGAAGAACAGATTCCTGA
- the LOC122282913 gene encoding CMP-sialic acid transporter 1 isoform X2, whose amino-acid sequence MYDYATIPFLAEVFKLVVSSVLLWRECQVSPSTRMTTEWKSVRLYPIPSVIYLIHNNVQFATLTYVDTSTYQIMGNLKIVTTGILFRLFLRRKLSNLQWMAIILLAIGTTTSQIKGCGEASCDSLFSAPIQGYMLGILSACLSASAGVYTEFLMKKNNDSLYWQNVQLYTFGAIFNMARLVVDDFRGGFENGPWWHRIFDGYSITTWMVVLNLGSTGLLVSWLMKYADNIVKVYSTSMAMLLTMVLSVYLFNFKPTLQLFLGIFICMMSLHMYFAPPNMLVDLPSTTKAAPESLKEVCVGRRTDS is encoded by the exons ATGTATGACTATGCAACTATTCCATTTCTTGCAGAAGTTTTTAAG CTAGTGGTTTCTAGTGTACTTCTTTGGCGAGAATGCCAGGTATCGCCTTCTACAAGGATGACAACGGAGTGGAAAAGCGTGCGCTTATATCCTATTCCTTCGGTCATATATCTAATTCATAACAATGTTCAGTTTGCTACACTAACTTATGTGGATACATCAACTTATCAGATAATGGGTAATCTGAAGATTGTGACAACTGGGATATTGTTCAG GCTCTTTCTGAGGAGGAAGCTATCTAATCTACAATGGATGGCTATTATTCTATTAGCTATTGGAACAACCACAAGCCAG ATTAAAGGTTGTGGAGAAGCTTCATGTGACTCTCTATTCTCAGCACCAATCCAGGGGTATATGCTAGGAATCCTATCTGCTTGTCTCTCAGCATCGGCAGGCGTATACACAGAATTTCTGATGAAGAAGAACAATGATAGCTTGTATTGGCAGAATGTACAATTATATAC GTTTGGTGCAATTTTCAATATGGCACGGCTTGTTGTGGATGATTTCAGAGGGGGATTTGAGAATGGTCCTTGGTGGCACCGAATTTTTGATGGATATAGTATTACAACTTGGATGGTGGTATTAAACCTTGGCTCCACAGGCTTGTTGGTTTCATGGCTGATGAAGTATGCTGACAATATTGTGAAG GTGTATTCCACATCAATGGCCATGCTGCTTACCATGGTTTTATCTGTATACCTATTCAATTTCAAGCCTACGCTGCAG CTTTTCTTGGGTATTTTCATCTGCATGATGTCTCTACACATGTATTTTGCCCCTCCAAACATGCTAGTGGATTTGCCATCAACCACTAAAGCAGCTCCTGAGAGTCTAAAAGAAGTTTGTGTAGGACGAAGAACAGATTCCTGA